A region from the Cannabis sativa cultivar Pink pepper isolate KNU-18-1 chromosome 9, ASM2916894v1, whole genome shotgun sequence genome encodes:
- the LOC115722893 gene encoding uncharacterized protein LOC115722893: MASLTPGVLIKLLQSINSNVKVRGDYRSVLLQVISIVPAISGSELWPDHGFFLKVSDSSHSTYVSLSKEDNELILNNKLQLGQFFYVERVKGGKPVPTLVEVRPVPGRHPFVGNPKDLMQMLEPSESPVQADHFEGTNGSRSKEMVEVKEENTRQKIVIKEEKAVVASRYMQGFNTPNAKSCGADSNGSTGKGNNDNESGGKKSGIIRGKQQEQTSQACPLTTKNRSDTLSSRPDFVISNNTRGAHPIRSNLFIPNQSDPNKSFEFKESQVPPKNTSTKRMLSKQENVNMNLSSNNRDRNDSPEALLWSSLPANLLKTGKGMLRRRNLASLVATEAQKEATKAATLVKCLSMFADLCSSASPENPHLSFNTFFMLSKIIDQSNEIIPLKDKSLPLNTISSPSNTEKPTGKKNTRKSTLKATKIAAEVSGIEKLEWAKGDSTKEIKDLRELLLSETRSWFLKFLDAALDDGFRLNNQEKKGKNSAGRRVEPDNHIAITLSQLKNANEWLEKLKSNSSSENDGLMETVDRLKKKVYSCLLSHVESAASALENKSDRG, from the exons ATGGCATCTCTTACACCAGGAGTACTAATAAAGCTTCTTCAGAGTATAAACTCTAATGTAAAGGTTCGTGGAGATTACCGGTCAGTTCTCTTGCAAGTGATTAGCATTGTCCCTGCCATTTCTGGCTCTGAATTATGGCCTGACCATGGTTTCTTCCTTAAAGTCTCTGACTCTTCTCATTCGACGTATGTCTCCCTCTCCAAGGAAGACAATGAGCTTATCTTGAACAACAAGTTACAGCTTGGTCAATTCTTCTATGTGGAGAGGGTCAAGGGAGGGAAGCCGGTTCCTACTCTTGTTGAGGTTCGACCAGTTCCAGGACGACACCCTTTCGTGGGGAACCCCAAGGATTTGATGCAAATGTTAGAGCCATCAGAGAGTCCGGTCCAGGCTGATCATTTTGAGGGAACCAACGGTTCAAGATCTAAAGAGATGGTGGAGGTGAAGGAGGAAAATACAAGACAAAAGATTGTCATTAAGGAAGAAAAGGCGGTTGTTGCATCCCGGTATATGCAAGGTTTTAACACACCAAACGCCAAATCTTGTGGAGCAGATTCTAATGGATCAACTGGAAAGGGCAATAATGACAACGAGAGTGGTGGAAAAAAGTCTGGTATTATTAGAGGAAAGCAACAAGAGCAAACTAGTCAG GCATGTCCACTGACTACTAAGAATCGATCTGATACACTCTCATCAAGGCCAGATTTTGTTATATCTAACAATACTAGGGGTgctcatccgatccgatccaatcttTTTATCCCCAACCAATCTGATCCAAATAAAAGTTTTGAATTCAAAGAAAGTCAGGTACCACCCAAGAACACTTCTACAAAACGCATGTTGAGTAAACAGGAAAACGTGAACATGAATTTGTCATCAAACAACAGAGACAGGAATGATTCTCCCGAAGCACTTCTCTGGTCTTCTTTGCCTGCTAATCTCTTAAAAACTGGAAAG GGAATGCTTAGGAGGAGGAATTTAGCTTCTTTGGTTGCAACAGAAGCTCAAAAAGAAGCAACCAAAGCTGCAACACTTGTCAAGTGCCTCAG TATGTTTGCTGATCTTTGCTCATCTGCCTCACCCGAGAATCCGCACCTCTCTTTCAACACGTTCTTCATGCTTAGCAAGATCATTGACCAGTCAAATGAGATCATTCCATTGAAGGATAAATCTTTGCCATTAAATACAATCTCCTCACCTTCAAACACAGAGAAACCAACTGGCAAAAAGAATACTCGAAAAAGTACATTGAAGGCAACCAAGATCGCCGCTGAAGTAAGTGGAATTGAGAAACTTGAATGGGCTAAAGGAGATAGTACAAAAGAGATAAAAGATCTGAGAGAGCTTCTCTTGAGTGAAACAAGATCTTGGTTTCTTAAATTCTTGGATGCAGCTTTAGATGATGGCTTTCGCCTCAACAATCAAGAGAAGAAAGGTAAGAACAGTGCAGGGCGGCGAGTTGAGCCAGACAACCATATTGCTATCACATTATCACAACTTAAGAATGCAAATGAGTGGTTAGAAAAACTAAAAAGCAACTCAAGCTCGGAGAATGATGGATTAATGGAGACCGTTGATCGGTTGAAGAAAAAAGTATATTCTTGTTTGCTTAGTCACGTAGAGTCTGCAGCATCCGCCCTTGAGAACAAATCTGATCGTGGTTGA